A stretch of Paenibacillus mucilaginosus 3016 DNA encodes these proteins:
- a CDS encoding aminotransferase class I/II-fold pyridoxal phosphate-dependent enzyme: MSTNEEQKPQFSKLQIESRLAQIGSIEEPVTGAVSFPIYNSTAFRHPKLGQSTGFDYARTKSPTRTVLEKAIAELESGDAGFACSSGMAALQTIFALFRQGDHLIVSLDLYGGTYRLLEKIMSRFGVTATYVDTNDLDALEASVQPGTKAVLIETPTNPLMMVTDIELVCTWAKKKGILTIVDNTLLTPFFQRPIELGADIIIHSATKYLGGHNDVLAGLIVTKGKELSEEMAFLHNSIGAVLGPQDSWLLMRGMKTLALRMERHQYNATKIATFLQEHPDVETVYYPALPSHPGHEIQNRQSSGNTGIFSFKMKDARTIEPILRHIKLIAFAESLGGVESLMTYPAVQTHADIPEEIRRKVGVDEKLLRYSVGIEHADDLIADLSRAIELAKQEIESGTPVLG; this comes from the coding sequence ATGAGTACGAACGAGGAACAGAAGCCGCAGTTCAGCAAGCTCCAAATTGAAAGCCGCCTGGCACAGATCGGCTCTATCGAAGAGCCCGTTACCGGGGCCGTATCCTTCCCGATCTACAATTCGACGGCATTCCGCCATCCGAAGCTTGGCCAGAGCACAGGCTTTGACTACGCCCGCACGAAGAGCCCGACCCGTACGGTGCTCGAGAAGGCGATCGCGGAGCTGGAATCCGGCGACGCCGGCTTTGCTTGTTCCTCCGGCATGGCCGCCCTGCAGACGATCTTTGCCTTGTTCCGCCAGGGCGACCATCTGATCGTATCGCTGGATCTCTATGGGGGCACGTACCGCCTGCTCGAGAAGATCATGTCCCGCTTCGGTGTGACGGCGACCTACGTGGATACCAACGATCTGGATGCGCTGGAGGCGAGCGTGCAGCCGGGAACCAAAGCCGTGCTGATCGAAACGCCGACGAATCCGCTGATGATGGTCACCGATATCGAGCTCGTGTGTACATGGGCGAAGAAGAAGGGCATCCTCACCATCGTGGACAACACGCTGCTGACGCCGTTCTTCCAGCGCCCGATCGAGCTCGGAGCCGATATCATCATCCACAGCGCGACGAAGTACCTCGGCGGCCACAACGACGTGCTGGCCGGTCTCATCGTCACGAAGGGCAAGGAGCTCTCCGAGGAGATGGCCTTCCTGCACAACTCCATCGGAGCCGTTCTCGGGCCGCAGGATTCCTGGCTGCTCATGCGCGGGATGAAGACGCTCGCGCTTCGTATGGAGCGCCACCAGTATAACGCGACGAAGATCGCCACGTTCCTGCAGGAGCATCCGGATGTGGAGACAGTCTACTATCCGGCGCTTCCGTCCCACCCGGGGCACGAGATTCAGAACCGGCAGTCGTCGGGCAACACGGGGATTTTCTCATTCAAAATGAAGGACGCCCGCACGATCGAACCGATTCTGCGCCACATCAAGCTCATTGCCTTCGCCGAGAGCCTCGGCGGGGTGGAATCGCTGATGACCTATCCGGCCGTGCAGACACACGCGGATATTCCGGAGGAGATCCGCCGCAAGGTGGGGGTCGACGAGAAGCTGCTGCGCTACTCGGTAGGCATCGAGCATGCCGACGACCTGATCGCCGATCTGTCCCGGGCGATTGAGCTCGCGAAGCAGGAGATCGAGAGCGGTACGCCGGTTCTCGGCTGA